The sequence TACTAATGTTCAATTTGGCCCACTTCACCAATGGTTCGTCTAAATCTTCAAACTTGTTGAGTGGGGGCAAGATATCTTTACAACACAGACGGTGCTGTCCTCATCACAATCACCATCACCAACAGGGGCCTTTTGACTTGTAAACTCTTTCAGCATAAACACGAGATTCAGACGACCGTGATGTGGTTCAGGGGTAGCTTCCCACCAATGACTTGGGCCTGGTTTGTTCTCTTTGCCGTGCTGGTGGCCTTCGCACCCGGAACAATGCAACAAACCAGTGGAGTGGCTACATTGGATCTCTGTCAGCCTAATAGAGTATTACCGTCCTATTTGCAGAATGCTTGCGATCAGCTTTTGGCTAGTATGGGAACTGCCACGAGTGCGATGTCTGACTCCGGTACCAGGGCGTCACCACCGGGTAAGTACTGGAGAAACGTTTcgaggattcgggtactttttttaacacaatacggttacaccatgtgtatctGTTTGCTAGGTAGAGATTGTTCTTATAGATCTGTCTTGCTTTttttctactgccgcggagtagatacaTGTAGTcgggcagtagaataaagcaagacagttctctaaggaGACTctgtacctggcaagtagatacacacacactGCAAATCCCGTTGGTCAAAAATTGCCCAACTGTTttgcccaacgttggttcaaatatcaactgactacatAATTGGGCATAACTTAACCAACAGTGGTTGGGCAAAAACGTTTATCCAATAGTTGGGCAAACAGTTTAAcaaaacaagttggtcaaatcattttgcCCAACAGTTGGGCAATAACTGTTGACCAATAGTTGGGCAAGTTTGTTTACCATTATGTTGGTTAAGATGTTGCCCAATAatgtagtcagttgatatttgaaccaacgttgggcaaCCGTGTTGGGCAAAGGTTGCTCCCAACAAAAGTAGCAATGATTGATTATTTGTTGGTTACTCCTTTATTCAATTGTTGGTTaggcccccccaaaaaaaaaaacaaaaaaaaaacgttgatcgtccggatttttccaaaaagaggaagaTGAGGGCCCTTTTTTTTAACGTAAAATATGATGCAACAAAAACTTCAATTCGGAAAGGGCATGTAATTTGCGGTACTCTGTCAACACTGGATTCATCTGATATGTGCAGTTTATAATGTTTTCAGCCAGTCATTCCTCTTCACTTCTGCTTCAACTTCTGCTTTGTTGTATCTGCTGGAAGCTGGGCAACTGTTGggtaaaatgatttgaccaacttgttttgCAGTGCAGGCGGCCAGCATTATCATAATGTGCTATGCCCATTTTGTGTGTGCGCATGGTCGGCCTGCCAGATGGTCGACCCAATGTCTACATGGAATGGCTGTTACAACTTACAATGTAGGTGACAAAATTCTAAGTCACCGAAAGCGTCAATTGCTCGGACTGACTAACTTCTATTGTCATGAATTGTTAACATAATCATCGTGATGAAAGCAAAATAAACTAAGGTTAAATAATATCATCGCCACAAATATTTGACAAGCAATCTTTGAAAGGAAAATTAAATTTGATCTATTGAAACCCTTAAAACTAATTGTGTTcatccttttataaaaaataaataaaaaaagtcatCCACACAATTCCTGGTAGCCGTTTACGAGACGCACTTATCGCTCCTACGGGGATTATCATTTCTGAACCTGAAATAATGTCATGCAGGTCGTGAAAACAGCCACTGTTGGTTCCAATTCCCTGCCCTTTGTGTTGAACATGGAGGTTTGAGTTAATTTATACTCACGTCAGGGCAGCCTGCTTCCGAGTAAAAGTTAATGAGTTTACTTTCGTTGGCCCCGAGCCGCATGACTTGTCCTTGTTTTCCCCGTgttacaataataacaataataataacaataccttTTTACGGGTTGTatgtagtcttgaaatcaagtaaCTGTTGTGCGGTAAAATGCCCTTGGTGTGAtaataaatgcattttgaaagaaTCTAATTCTGACTATATACTGCGttgcaaaaattattttatttcttaacTTAATACTCAAATCCCAAAGGCCCAAATTATACAGCTCACAATTTAAAGGTAAATAAATTTATCATGTTAGAAGTAACCTGGTAAAAGAGTCAGCAATCAACAGTGTTCattgccctttttttttttttttttttttttttttgcttttttaaaattaccatttcCGAATTATATTGGGTCTATATAATTTTGTCGAGATAAATGAGCCcgatcaaaaagtccggaacaCAACGGATTTAATCTAACCCTTGCCTTTCGATCGTTAACGACAACGGACTGTTCAGCCATTTCCCCCAACACGGGAGTAAACATCAAACTATTCACGGTGAGCTCCGTCCTGCTTTACTTCTGAAAACTAAACTGTGTCCCTACACATTAATCAGTGTATTCTATGGGTAAACCTTTAAATATTGGTTGTTTTTGCATCTAACCTATAACGTTTCAGAGAAGCACTCCATTCTCCAATCTCGAAGAGTATTTTTGACAGCTAGCCGCCATGATgttgcttgtgtgtgtgtgtaggcctaccacTACTACACAGTACGaacgttgtacatgtacatgtacactaataCTAAATCATTACAGTTTTGTTACAATATTGCGCACCGGTAACTTTGCCCAACAACCAGAAAGCTTTGTGCACAACACCATTGGTTACTGTGGTAGTTTTGACCAACTTCTCGGGCAAATCTTGCCCAACTACAATAACATATACATTGGACCAACCAGTTAACCAATAATTTGGTCAACTTTGCCCAAGCGTGTTGGGCAACGGTTTTGTTTAACCAACGTCCATTATTTGTGACCAACAGTTTAGTAATGCATTTACCCAACACATTTTTCgaccaacaaatttgcagtgcatggtgttaccgcaaaccaaatatatattgatacctcaccacgcaatgcctcaaatcctatatgcattacacaatgtcaacagacttaccattaaacttacaccgtttgaagatagcAGAAAGCAtactttaaaatattagttgctgaggtgctgtagtttttttttattgaaattagtaaaacaatgtcatgaaaaaaaaaaaaataaacgtttttacatgcttgaaaatttttcgtctcatgatcactgagacgaaaactatgttcatgacattgttttactcatttctcaaaaacttcatcacctcagcaagtaatattttctgggaagctttctaccatcattttcttcaaattgtgtaagtttaatgtgcggacattatgtttttgtccttcaaaaagtacccagaccctttcaAATGGTTTGATAACCTTTGTAGATCAAGACATGTATATCATATAAATTGCCCGTATAAGTTCCAGCTTcgttagtcgtcaagtttttgagaaaataaagtTAGAAGCACAGAGAGTTGTTTCtcggagagtcgcgtaaataccATTTCTGGTAAAtaagtttttcattttgaagtaaaatctctctttttattttattttaaaatcaaacGTTCGATTGTTATACTAATCAGTAAAATACAATGTATGACATTTCGtttacgtgttttttttttatttcttaaaggtagtggacactattggtaattgtcaaagactagccttcacagttggtgtatctcaacatttgcataaaataagaaacatgtgaaaatttgagctcattcggtcatcgaacttgcgagatcataatgaaagaaaaaaacacccttgtcacacaaagttggtgcctctagatgattgattttgagacctcaagttctaaatctgaggtctcgaaatcaaattcgtagaaaattacttctttcttgaaaactacgtcacttcagagggagctgtttctcacaatgttttataccatcaacctctccccagtactcgtcaccaagaaaagttttatgataacaattattttgagtaattaccaatagtgtccactgccactAACTATCTTCATTTTCTATTTGTTTGAGGGTTGAGGCAGAGGGGAATTATATTATTTCCAAACAGTACTCGTTATTGTTTTTGACAATCAGGTGTCAATATCTAACGAGCTTACTGTTTAACATTTTGCCATTTTGACCAAGTTCTGCATATTATTGGCGTTGATGTGGATTTTGAGGCATCGTAGTGAGAGGTGTCAAATAAAGTTCAtaaataggatttgaggcattgcatgatgaggtatcaatatatatttggtttgccgtaacaccatatgtgtatctaatttacttgccaggtagagtttgttcttagagaactgtcttgtttTATTCTACTACCTCAGAGTAGATGTtcaggggttcgggagacttctcattagttctgaaaagaactgtcctgcttattaactattatataacacccaaacagatccttgccatttgattggaggattgtccgtcacgtgatagcaaataaaattaccattgcacgctgaggacgctgagtcactcaccgtgcttttttgttccatccgaaaagtaccattgcacgctggcagcgtgcaatagaccttttcgcaaatactggggcgcgcgcgtaaagcttggaattagatgcattgtggtctagctggtagcaacatttgattcatatatatcccacaatgcacctcattcaacagtctgcgcttgcgcattggtatttgcgataaggtctatggtacttttcggatggaacgaaaaagcggagtaaaaacatcactgcgtgcgcgtgtctttggtaacacagcagtgttactgcaaggcattagtaaaattactagcattcgacTTCTACAATAAAAAAtcgtaggcctacgctttgtttgttttgaaagttgtatctttcaatcaaaatgacaaagatctacttggatgttatataaaacaaatagtgaatgtttatgagtgcaatggtgcgaatatgttcattcgttgaaagcaggaatgttccattcaactcggctccgcctcgttgaatagaacattccatctttcaactcatgaacatattcgcaccattgcactcataaacattcattatgtgtatattacccgggcggatggtatagaaaataggctgggactactactatAGCTTAaaggatcgtgattaactgtactaccgcggtgTCAGTTTTTtttgtctcgacgtttcgactagttgctctagtcatcattaGGAGACTGAGTATATTCAGTTTGCGATAACTGTATACAAAAATACCTAGATATACTATTGCTATAAAGTTGGTATGTCAGAACTTGCCTTGCTATTAATTtgtattctactgccgcggggTTGATTTCCCGATTCGGAAATACTTCGAACATCGGCCGGGACCAACTTGGTGGATGGAGAGGTTTCTCATTATTAAATTCgctgccgcggagtgagttcttaattggtctcaacttttgactagcttgctctagatTTTGCAGTGGTAGTAATGAACCGAAGAGGTCCTCGGATCTGCGTTGATTTAACATTTGGACGGGCAGCGTTCCACAGAAGAGTCTGGTACATGCAACGTTTTAATTTGGTCAACATAACAAGCCGACTGTGTGCCGCAAAAACCATTATGAGGTGCTACATAAACCGGTCttatgatttttaaaaacttcgAACTTTGTCTTAAACAAGTGTTCCTCTTATTGGTGGATACATGCGCCATTTAAGACTTGGATGTAACTATTACTTGGCTTAGATTTCGCTGATTTTCAAAACAGATCTGCCACGAACGAGTTGTTTtctggttggtaagacactgctcaagaattgcaaaggtcgtgggttcgatcccacccgagtaatatgcctgtgatttttgttcacgggTCTCGGgacagtactgagtatacagtgctaacacacatcggtgtaggggtaaaaccaatataaaattaatattctttattcccgatgcaaatttaacatctgttatataGTTGCGGCACCCGCTGCCAAAACgtatgattcgaactgcctctagcgaCCGGGCAACCTCTGTAgtctagtttgtaagacactgctctagaattacaagggtcgtgggttcgaatcccacccgagtaatatgcctgtgatatttttcactgGACTCGgagaagtactgagtatacagtgctagcacacacattggtgtatgggtaaaaaccaaaaattaatattctttatccccgatgcaaatttaacatctattaaaaacaatataaattaatATTGTCTTCTTTTGTTGATCAGTTTTCACATTTTATGTTCTGATTTCGCAGACAGAAGACCCTTGTCCGACCCACCTCGCTACGGCCGGCGGAACGGAGGTCCACCTATGACGGTCCACGTCTCCAAGCGGCTCTACTCGTTACCGACATATAAGCTCTTCAACGGTCTACGAAGACGGTCCGGCAACCATCGACTCCTCGATACGAATCAGTCGGTAAATCTCCTTAGGCGCTTCGCCTCTTTAAGTAATAAATTTAGCCTTCTTGGGACCATATGATCTTTTTGTTTGGTGGGCCGTCGTGCTCTCTCGTTTACGGTAGTAGTGCACTTTGTATAATCGAAAACTATTTGAAGGAAAACTTCATCATATACGGTATAGAATGTATCAAATAGTACCGCTAAATTGAACACGACATGACAAGGACGTACAGTGGCAAGTTTGCTACcagtaaagaaagaaaaaaaaaaaaaaaaaaaaaaaaaaaccaaacacctCCGACAGTGATAAATACATTACAAAGAAGACGGCTTTGTGAACTTATGTTTTTAGTATTGTTATTTAAAATACAAAGCTTTATTAGTTTCGCAGAGCCAATTAATTTTGTCACAATTCGATGTTCTTAAATGTTATGTATTGTGTTATGCTTTTCGACGCAGAGTAGTGACTGACTTTATACTTATATTAATGTACACAAAACAATATGATAAAGCACCGC comes from Asterias amurensis chromosome 3, ASM3211899v1 and encodes:
- the LOC139935406 gene encoding uncharacterized protein — encoded protein: MWFRGSFPPMTWAWFVLFAVLVAFAPGTMQQTSGVATLDLCQPNRVLPSYLQNACDQLLASMGTATSAMSDSGTRASPPDRRPLSDPPRYGRRNGGPPMTVHVSKRLYSLPTYKLFNGLRRRSGNHRLLDTNQSVNLLRRFASLSNKFSLLGTI